CCTGGTTGGCATTTCTTAGTCTGGGTGTGAGCCTTCTTTTATTCGGTACAGGTGAACTGATTTCTTTTCAAGGGCGACTGGTTATCTTTGCAGCAGACGATGTACTCTGGAGATTTGCCGGCGCTTATGCATATTCTTTGCTGAGTATGCTAACGGTATTTACACTTGCTTTCTTCTTCTCTTCAATGGTTGAAAATGCCATAGGTCCTATTGTTACAAGCATGGCCGTCATAATTATTCTTATAATTCTTTCGGCTCTTCCGATCGATTTCCTGAAAGAAATCTCACCTTATTTTTTTACTTCGCATATGACTCAATGGGATGCCTTTTTTGGTGACCCGGTGGATTATTCCAGAATTCTAAATTCCGGGCTGATCCTGTTCGGACATATAATAGTTCTATATTTAATTACTACTTACCTTTTCCTCAAAAAAGATATTTTAAGCTGAGGTTTATTCTGATGAAAAAATCGATATTTATTATAATACTAAGTTTTTCCGCGGTAATATTTGCGCAGCCGAAAACCGCTGATAAAATATTAAAAGAAGTAGTCGATAAATTTGAAAGGATTAAAGACTATACGGTTGATGTTCAGATCAAAATTGATTTCAGCATGGTTAAAGTTCCTGATACAAAAGCTACCATTTATTTTAAGCAGCCGGACAAAGTTAAAGTTGATTCCAAAGGTTTTGCGATGCTTCCGAAACAGAGCACTAATTTCTCGCCTATGCAGTTTATTCAGGGAGATTATACTGCCATTTATGTTAAATCGGAACAGTCAGGCGGCAACAGCCTCGATGTAGTAAAAATAATTCCGAACAGTGATTCTTCTGATGTAATTCTCTCAACCCTGTGGATCGACCAGGATCAGAAAGTAATTCGTAAAATTGAAACAACCGGAAAGAGTTCCGGAACTCTTCACGTTGAACTCTCATACGAAAATAAAAATCAGGGACTTCCCTCTCAGGTAGTTTTTTCTTTTAATCTGGGCAATATGGACATT
This Melioribacteraceae bacterium DNA region includes the following protein-coding sequences:
- a CDS encoding ABC transporter permease — encoded protein: MITLTVIELQKIFKKWRTYIGFIAIGVLVPIVQTALYFEGDAYVDAITRNLQDSFFFVGNLLNGYLIAKIVLTALYIHIPFLIVLVGGDLLASEATAGTYRMLLTRPISRFRVVTAKFFAGFIYVFLLLAWLAFLSLGVSLLLFGTGELISFQGRLVIFAADDVLWRFAGAYAYSLLSMLTVFTLAFFFSSMVENAIGPIVTSMAVIIILIILSALPIDFLKEISPYFFTSHMTQWDAFFGDPVDYSRILNSGLILFGHIIVLYLITTYLFLKKDILS